A genomic region of Mustela erminea isolate mMusErm1 chromosome 12, mMusErm1.Pri, whole genome shotgun sequence contains the following coding sequences:
- the LOC116569990 gene encoding M-phase inducer phosphatase 1-like: MRYFQTEVTNLTVTMDQLQGLGSEYEQPLEVRNSSLQRMGSSESTDSGFCLDSPGPLDSKENLENPMRRISFLPKLLGCSPALKRSHSDSLDHDVFHLMDQDENKENEAFEFKKPIRPASRGCLHSHGLEESKDLFTQRQNSAPARMLSSNERDGSEPGNFVPLFMPQSPVTATLSDEDDGFMDLLDGENLKNDEETPSCMSSLWTAPLVMRRTTNLGNRCKLFDSSSTCSSVTRSVLKRPDRSQEEHLPANTKRRKSMAGAGPEEAASPEKPQEVGLILHQSLSLASSPKGTIENILDNDPRDLIGDFSKGYLFHTVAGKHQDLKYISPEIMASVLNGKFANLIKEFVIIDCRYPYEYEGGHIKGAVNLHMEEEVEDFLLKKPIVPTDGKRVIVVFHCEFSSERGPRMCRYVRERDRLGNEYPKLHYPELYVLKGGYKEFFLKCQSHCEPPSYRPMHHEDFKEDLKKFRTKSRTWAGEKSKREMYSRLKKL; this comes from the exons ATGCGCTATTTTCAGACCGAG GTCACCAACCTGACGGTCACCATGGACCAGCTGCAGGGGCTGGGCAGTGAATATGAACAGCCACTGGAGGTGAGAAACAGCAGTCTGCAGAGAATGGGCTCCTCCGAGTCAACCGATTCAGGCTTCTGTCTGGATTCTCCTGGGCCCTTGGACAGTAAAGAAAACCTTGAAAACCCCATGAGGAGAATAAGTTTCCTGCCTAAGCTCTTGGGATGTAGCCCAGCTCTGAAGAGGAGCCATTCTGATTCTCTTGACCATGATGTCTTTCATCTGATGGACCAGGATGAGAACAAGGAAAATGAAGCCTTTGAGTTTAAGAAGCCAATAAGACCGGCATCTCGTGGCTGCCTGCATTCTCATGGACTTGAGGAGAGTAAAGATCTCTTCACACAGAGGCAGAACTCTGCCCCAGCTCGAATGCTTTCCTCCAACGAAAGAGATGGAAGCGAGCCCGGGAATTTCGTCCCTCTTTTTATGCCCCAGTCCCCTGTGACAGCCACTCTGTCTGATGAGGATGATGGCTTCATGGACCTTCTTGACGGAGAGAATCTGAAGAATGATGAAGAGACCCCATCATGCATGTCGAGTCTCTGGACAGCTCCCCTTGTCATGAGAAGAACGACAAACCTTGGCAATCGATGCAAGCTGTTTGACTCTTCGTCCACGTGTAGCTCTGTCACCCGGTCCGTGTTAAAAAGACCAGATCGATCTCAAGAGGAGCACCTGCCCGCAAATACAAAGCGGAGAAAGAGCATGGCTGGGGCCGGTCCCGAGGAGGCAGCCAGTCCAGAGAAGCCCCAGGAGGTTGGTCTGATTCTACATCAATCTTTATCCTTGGCATCTTCCCCAAAGGGCACCATTGAGAACATTTTGGATAATGACCCAAGGGACCTTATAGGAGACTTCTCCAAGGGTTATCTCTTTCATACAGTTGCTGGGAAGCATCAGGATTTAAAATACATCTCTCCAGAAATTATGGCATCTGTTTTAAACGGCAAGTTTGCTAACCTCATTAAAGAGTTTGTCATCATTGACTGCCGGTACCCATATGAGTATGAGGGAGGCCACATCAAGGGTGCGGTGAACTTGCACATGGAGGAGGAGGTCGAGGACTTCTTACTCAAGAAGCCCATCGTACCTACTGACGGCAAGCGCGTCATTGTCGTGTTCCACTGCGAGTTTTCTTCTGAGCGAGGTCCTCGCATGTGCCGatacgtgagagagagagatcggcTTGGTAACGAGTATCCCAAACTCCACTACCCTGAGCTGTACGTCCTGAAGGGCGGGTACAAGGAGTTCTTCCTGAAATGCCAGTCTCACTGTGAGCCCCCCAGCTACCGCCCCATGCACCACGAGGACTTCAAAGAAGACCTGAAGAAGTTCCGCACCAAGAGCCGGACCTGGGCAGGGGAGAAGAGCAAAAGGGAGATGTACAGCCGTCTGAAGAAGCTGTGA